In Corylus avellana chromosome ca2, CavTom2PMs-1.0, the following proteins share a genomic window:
- the LOC132168697 gene encoding vicilin Cor a 11.0101 has protein sequence MALKAKLPLPLLLFSLLFVTAALALPKEDPELKKCKHKCRDERQFDEQQRRDCKQICEEKARERQQEEGNSSEESYGEEQEENPYVFQDEHFESRVKTEEGRVQVLENFTKRSRLLSGIENFRLAILEANPHTFISPAHFDAELVLFVAKGRATITMVREEKRESFNVEHGDIIRIPAGTPVYMINRDENEKLFIVKILQPVSAPGHFEAFYGAGGEDPESFYRAFSWEVLEAALKVRREQLEKVFGEQSKGSIVKASREQIRALSQHEEGPPRIWPFGGESSGPINLLHKHPSQSNQFGRLYEAHPDDHKQLQDLDLMVSFANITKGSMAGPYYNSRATKISVVVEGEGFFEMACPHLSSSSGSYQKISARLRRGVVFVAPAGHPVAVIASQNNNLQVLCFEVNAHGNSRFPLAGKGNIVNEFEREAKELAFNLPSREVERIFKNQDQAFFFPGPNKQQEEGGRGGRAFE, from the exons ATGGCGCTCAAAGCTAAGCTTCCTTTACCTCTCctacttttctctctcctttttgtAACTGCTGCTTTAGCTCTTCCCAAGGAGGACCCGGAGCTCAAAAAATGCAAGCACAAGTGCAGGGACGAAAGGCAGTTCGATGAGCAACAGAGGAGAGATTGCAAGCAGATTTGTGAGGAAAAAGCGCGGGAAAGGCAACAAGAGGAGGGCAATAGTAGCGAGGAAAGTTATGGGGAGGAGCAGGAGGAAAATCCTTATGTTTTTCAAGATGAGCATTTTGAATCCAGAGTTAAAACAGAGGAAGGCAGAGTGCAGGTGCTTGAGAATTTCACAAAGAGGTCGAGATTGCTGAGTGGGATTGAGAATTTTCGGTTGGCGATTCTGGAAGCAAATCCTCACACGTTCATTTCTCCAGCCCATTTCGATGCTGAACTTGTTCTCTTTGTTGCCAAGG GGCGAGCAACGATTACAATGGTGAGggaggagaaaagagagagctTTAACGTGGAACATGGAGACATCATAAGGATTCCAGCAGGGACACCTGTTTATATGATCAACAGGGATGAGAATGAGAAGCTCTTTATTGTCAAAATCCTGCAACCCGTCTCTGCTCCTGGCCATTTTGag GCATTCTATGGGGCTGGTGGGGAAGACCCAGAATCGTTTTACAGGGCGTTCAGCTGGGAGGTTCTTGAGGCGGCTTTGAAGGTGCGAAGGGAGCAGCTGGAGAAGGTGTTTGGGGAACAGAGTAAAGGAAGCATTGTGAAGGCATCAAGAGAGCAAATCAGGGCCTTGAGCCAACACGAGGAAGGCCCCCCTCGCATTTGGCCTTTTGGAGGCGAATCAAGCGGTCCGATCAATCTTCTCCACAAACACCCTTCTCAATCGAACCAATTTGGTCGTCTCTACGAAGCTCATCCTGACGATCACAAGCAGCTACAAGACCTTGACCTCATGGTCTCCTTCGCTAACATaaccaaa gGATCTATGGCTGGTCCCTACTACAACTCGAGGGCAACAAAGATCTCTGTTGTAGTTGAAGGTGAAGGGTTCTTTGAAATGGCTTGTCcccatctttcttcttcctctggaAGCTACCAGAAGATTAGCGCACGCTTGAGACGCGGCGTGGTGTTTGTAGCTCCGGCTGGCCATCCGGTTGCAGTTATTGCTTCCCAGAATAATAACCTGCAGGTCCTCTGCTTCGAGGTCAACGCCCATGGCAACTCTAGGTTCCCTCTCGCAG GGAAAGGGAACATTGTGAATGAGTTTGAGAGGGAGGCGAAAGAGCTGGCCTTTAACTTGCCATCGAGAGAGGTGGAAAGGATCTTCAAGAACCAAGACCAGGCGTTCTTCTTCCCAGGACCAAACAAACAGCAAGAGGAAGGTGGTCGTGGCGGTCGTGCTTTTGAGtga